One genomic region from Nocardioides plantarum encodes:
- a CDS encoding PLP-dependent cysteine synthase family protein encodes MRYDNLLASVGNTPLVGMPRLSPSPDVRLWAKLEDRNPTGSIKDRPALMMIEEAEKDGTLRPGCTILEPTSGNTGISLAMAAKLKGYRIVCVMPENTSVERRQLLQMWGAEIISSPAAGGSNEAVRVAKRVAAEHPDWVMLYQYGNAANALSHERGTGPEVLADLPSITHFVAGLGTTGTLMGVSRFFRRAKPEVRIVAAEPRYGELVYGLRNLDEGFVPELYDADLIDSRFSVGPRDAVRRVRELLELEGIFAGVSTGAILHAALGQAAKAVQAGERADIVFIVCDGGWKYLSTGAYEGTVDEAEDRLEGQLWA; translated from the coding sequence GTGCGCTACGACAACCTCCTCGCGTCCGTCGGCAACACCCCGCTCGTGGGGATGCCGCGGCTCTCGCCGAGCCCCGACGTACGCCTGTGGGCCAAGCTCGAGGACCGCAACCCGACCGGCTCGATCAAGGACCGCCCGGCGCTGATGATGATCGAGGAGGCGGAGAAGGACGGCACGCTGCGTCCCGGGTGCACGATCCTCGAGCCCACCTCGGGCAACACCGGCATCTCGCTGGCGATGGCGGCCAAGCTCAAGGGCTACCGGATCGTCTGCGTGATGCCCGAGAACACCTCGGTCGAGCGCCGTCAGCTGCTGCAGATGTGGGGCGCCGAGATCATCTCCTCGCCCGCGGCCGGCGGCTCCAACGAGGCGGTCCGCGTGGCGAAGCGGGTCGCCGCCGAGCACCCCGACTGGGTGATGCTCTACCAGTACGGCAACGCCGCCAACGCGCTCTCCCACGAGCGCGGCACCGGCCCCGAGGTGCTCGCCGACCTGCCCTCGATCACCCACTTCGTCGCCGGCCTCGGCACCACCGGCACCCTGATGGGCGTCTCGCGCTTCTTCCGCCGCGCCAAGCCCGAGGTGCGCATCGTCGCCGCCGAGCCCCGCTACGGCGAGCTCGTCTACGGGCTGCGCAACCTCGACGAGGGCTTCGTGCCCGAGCTCTACGACGCCGACCTGATCGACTCGCGCTTCTCGGTCGGCCCGCGTGACGCCGTACGCCGGGTGCGCGAGCTGCTCGAGCTCGAGGGCATCTTCGCCGGTGTCTCGACCGGCGCGATCCTGCACGCCGCGCTCGGCCAGGCCGCCAAGGCGGTGCAGGCCGGCGAGCGTGCCGACATCGTGTTCATCGTGTGCGACGGCGGCTGGAAGTACCTCTCCACCGGCGCCTACGAGGGCACCGTCGACGAGGCCGAGGACCGGCT